The Streptomyces sp. V3I7 genome segment TGGCGTTCAGGCCGGCGAAGGAGTGGGCGCCCTCGTAGAGGGTGACGAAGACGAGGATGCGCCGGAAGTCCTGGGTGTGGTCGAGGTTGACGGTGAGGTTCTCACCGCTCGTGGCGGCGCCGGTGCGGTCGTCGCCGTCGAGGTGGATGTACGGCGGGCGGTGCAGCGAGCCGAACGCGTCGCCCAGGGCCTGGACGACGCCTTTGCGGCCGTCGGCGAGCTCGTAGAGGGCGCACAGGTCGAGGTCGAGATCCGGGTGCCGTGCGCCGGGTCGCGCCGAGAAGTGCTTGCGCGTCTGCCAGTTGAGGTTGACTCGCAGGGCGCCGGAGCTGCCGCCCTGCTTGGCCAGCGAGACGGTGGGGGCGGTTTTGGTGAGCGTGACCTTGCCGAGGCGGACAGGCTCGGCGGCCAGGGGCGCGGGGCGTTGCGGTTCGTCGACGGTGATCCCGAAGTCCGTGGCGAGGCCCTCGAGTCCGGTGCTGTAGCCCTGGCCCACGGCACGGAACTTCCAGGCGCCCTGGCGGCGGTAGAACTCACCGAGCAGGAAGGCGGTTTCGTCGGTGGCGCCCGGGCTGTCGAAGCGGGCGACGACCTCGTCACGGGCGAGGTCGCGGACCTCGATGTACAGGCCGGGGACCTGCCCGAACGTCCCGCCGTCCGCGGAGGCGGCGAGGACCACCCGCTCGACGGACCCCTCCACGCGCGCGAGGTCCACCAGGAGGCTGTCGGTCACCCGGCCCCCGGCTTCCCGTTTCCCCTCGTGGCGGACCGCGCCGGAGGAGTGGAGCGGCTGGTTGTAGAAGACGAAGTCGCCGTCGGAGCGGACCCGTCCGCCCGTGAGCAGCAGGGCGGAGGCGTCGGCGTCCGGGACGCCCGGTCCTGAGCGCCACCCGATTTCGACGCGCAGGACCGTCGTCGGCACCGGCGCATTCGATCCTTTCGGCATTGCCATGTCGGCCCCCATCGCGCTCACGTGCCACCACGCCGGCCCCACCCGGCCGTCCCTTTCGATCTCTTGCCGCCCGCGGCCTCCTCTACCCGTCCGACCCATTACCGGGTCGGTGCAGGGATCATTGAAGCGACCGTCGAACTCCCCTGCTTGACACGGCAGGTGCGCCTGTCAACCCCCGGTAACCTGCCGAAAACCCGCCCTTTACTAGATCCGTGCGCGGATCGCCGTCCTATTTTGCCAAGTTCGCTCGGATTGGGGATCCCGCGTCACCGCCGACACGGAAATCAACCCTCTTATCGGTCTCCCCAACCAGCACATCGTGGGCTTAACTTATGTGCCATGACCTCCCCCCGCTCCACTTATGGCGGCGGCTACTACTCCGCCTCCTTCCCGGACACCCCGATCTACGACTCGCTCGTCGCCGAGCGAGGCACCCCGCAGATCGCCCCGATCCGGGTCCCCGCCGCGTACGACATGCCTCCAGCCCCTCCGGTCAGCAACCTCCCCGCGCTGCCGTCGGCCCTGCCCGCGCTCCCGGCGGGCCCGTCCCACCAGGCCGCGCCCGCCCCCGCCTACGGCTACCCGCAGCAGCAGCCGGCCCCGATGCAGCAGGCGCCCACGGCCTACATCCCGCAGCAGGCCACCGCGCCACGCGGCTACCCCGGTCAGCAGGCCCAGCAGCCGCAGTACCCGCAGCGGCCGATGGCGCCGGGCACCGGCTACGAGGCGATGCGGCCGGCGGCTCCCCGTCCGGCCCCGACGCCGTACCAGGACCCGTACAACAATCAGCAGCAGCAGTACCGCGGCTACTGATTCGCGCCCCCGGCTGTCGGTGCCGCCTGGCACGATGGCGTCATGGGGAATGCCGAGCTTTCGTCGATCCACCTCCATCCGGTCAAGGCGTTCCGGGGCTGCTCGCCCCGGACGGCCGCGGTGGAGCCCTGGGGGCTAGCCGGTGACCGGCGCTGGGCGCTGATCGACAACGGGGGAAAGGTCGTCACACAGCGCGAACAGCCGCGGCTGGCACTGTCCGCCGCCGAGCCCGTACCCGGCGGCGGCATTCGCCTGTCCGCGCCGGGACGCGAGGCGCTGACGGTGCCCGTCCCCGGACCGTCGGGCACGGTGCCGGTGAACCTCTTCGGTACGAAGGTGGAGGCCGTCCTGGCCGGGGAGGCCGCACACGCCTGGTGCGGTGACTACCTGGGGGCCGAGGTACGCCTCGTCCATCTGGACGATCCGGCCACGCGCCGCCCGCTCGACCCGGAGTACGCGCGGCCGGGCGAGACGGTGAACCTCGCGGACGCCTTCCCGTTGCTCCTCACCACACTCTCCTCGCTCGACGCGCTCAACGCGTTGATAGCCGGGGGTGACCACGCCTGCGAGGGCCCGCTGCCCATGAACCGCTTCCGGCCGAACGCGGTCGTGGCCGGGACGGAGGCCTGGGCGGAGGACGGCTGGTCGCGCATCGCGATCGGCGAGGTCGAGTTCCGGGTCGCGAAGAGCTGCGGGCGGTGCCTCGTGACCACGACCGACCAGGAGTCGGCGGAGCGCGGCCGCGAGCCCCTGCTCACCCTGGCGCGGCACCGCCGCATCGACCGCGGTCTGATGTTCGGCCGGTATCTGGTGCCCCGGTCGGCCGGCACGATCCGGGTGGGCGACCCGGTGCGGATCCTCGCCTAGTCGATCACGGCGAACGGGGAACCCCTCGGCGGGGTCCGGTCGTTGAGATGTCGTGAGAAGTTCACGCACGACCGTGGGTGGAGTTCAGAGGTGATTTCGCTCTCTCTTCACCCGGGTCCGCGCGTGAACCGCCTCGCCGGGGGTTATCACGGAGCGGGAAGGGGGTGGTGGCACGGTGCGGGCAATCAGCGGCCTCTGGCGCTGGCGGCACAATCCGCTGTGCCGCACGACCGATCTGGTCGAGGCATGGGTGGCTCTCGCGGCCCTCATGCTGATCGTGGCGACCGCGCCGGTGATCGGTGTGCTCGTCGGTTCGATGGCGCAGGACTCCCTCCAGCGGTCCGCACGGCACCAGTTGCACGCCCGGCACCTGGTGACGGCCACCGTGGTGCGCAAGCTGTCCGGCGCCGCGCTGGAGCCCGACTCCGAGATCGCGACCGCACGCGACGCCCGCAGCCGTGTCCTCGCCGTCTGGACCGCGCCGGACGGTGCCCATCGGCGCGGCCGAGCCATGACGAGCCTCAAGTCCCCGCACCGGGGCGACCACTTCAGGTTCTGGACGAACGCGCACGGCCGAATAGTGGGCCGCCCGCTGGAGCCCGCCGCGGCGACGACGCACGCCGTGCTCGCCGGGTTCGGCGCGGCGACACTGGCCGCGGTCCTCGTCGAGGGCGGCCGACGGACGGTCGTGTGGCACATGGTCCGCCGCCGGTACACGCGTTGGGACCAGGCCTGGGACCGGACGGGTCCGGACTGGGGCAAGGCAGGCACGGGCAGCTGACCGCCTTCCGCCTCTGGTCAACCCACCGCCTGTGCGCACGCTACGGTGGACCGGCCGAAGCATTCGGCATTCGACCCGCGCGCGAGTAAGTCGCCGGGGCTCAGTACTGCCCCGTAGGCGAACGAGCCATCAGTACCACGAGGTGGGGGCACAGCAACGCCATGGCACAGGGCACGGTCCAGGTGACGCACACCGGTACATCGCGGTGGCGCCGCCGCACGGGTGAGTACGCTTCGCTCGCGGCCGCCCTCGAGGTCGCGGCCGACGGCGACGTCCTCACCATCGCACCCGGCACCTACCGGGAGAACCTCGTCGTCCAGCGCGCGGTGACGCTGCGCGGGCCCGAGGGCTCGCCCGGCTCGGTGCGGATCGCGCCCGCCGACGGGGTGCCGCTGACGGTGCGCGCCTCCGCCGTCGTGCAGGACCTGCACATCGAGGGACAGGACTCCGCCGCGCCCGCGCTGCTGGTCGAGGAGGGCACGCCGGAGCTGTTGGACGTGCGTATCGTCAGCCGGTCCGCCGCGGGCATCGAGGTGCGCGGGGGTGCGCGCCCGACCGTGCGGCGCTGCACCGTCGACAACCCGGCGGGCAACGGCATCGCCGTGGTCGACGGCGGCGGCGGTGTGTTCGAGGAGTGCGAGGTGCTGGCCGCCGGGCAGTCGGGCGTGGCGGTACGGGACGGCGCGCGCCCTCGGCTGGAGCGCTGCCGGGTGCACCACGCCTCGGGCCCCGGCCTGATGGTGACCGGCGAGAACTCGGCGCTGGAAGCCGTGGGTTGCGAGATCTACGAGGTGCGCGGCTCGGGCATCCAGGTCACCGCGCACGGAACGGCCCACCTCACCGACTGCGAGGTGCACCGCACGAGCGCCGACGGCGTCACGCTGGACACCGACGCCGTCCTCACGCTCGCCGACTGCCGTATCCACGACATCCCGGAGAACGCGGTCGACCTGCGCTCCCGCTCGGTGCTCACGCTGACGCGGACGACGGTGCGTCAGTTCGGGCGCAACGGCCTGTCGGTGTGGGATCCGGGGACGCGGGTCGACGCCAACCAGTGCGAGATCTTCGACAGCACCGGGGACTATCCGGCGGTGTGGGTGAGCGACGGCGCCACGGCGGTCCTCGACTCCTGCCGTGTGCACGACGTACCGGACGCGCTGTTCGTCCTGGACCGGGGCTCGCGCGCGGACGTGGTGGACAGCGATCTGTCCCAGGTGCGCAACACGGCCGTGTCGGTGAGCGACGGTGCGACGGCGCAGTTGGACGACTGCCGGATCCGGGAGGCGGCCACCGGTGCGTGGTTCCGCGATCACGGCAGCGGCGGCACGCTCAACAACTGCACCCTCGACGGCACCCAGACCGGCGTGATCGTCACCAAGGGCGCGGACCCGACCATCGAGCGCTGCACGGTGGAGTCCCCCTCGGAGGCGGGTTTCTACGTCTCGGCCGGCGGCCGCGGCAGCTTCCAGGACTGCCGGGTCACGGGCAGCGGCGGGTACGGCTTCCATGTCATCGACGGCTGCCGTACGACGCTGCGGAAGTGCCGTACGGAGCGGTGCGCGCGCGGGGGTTACGAGTTCGCGGACGGCGGTCCGGAGTCGGGGTCGGCCACGGGGCCGGTCGTGGAGGAGTGCACCAGCGACGAGAGCGGCGGCGTCCGGGCGGCCGCGTCGCGGGAGACGGCCGTGCAGCAGCCGGCGACCGCCTCCATGGGCCTGCTGGGCTCGATCCCCGGCCAGCGCAGCACCGAGCAGGAGCCGCTCGTCGCCCCCGCCGAGCCGGAGAAGCCGGCGCGGACCTCGCAGGACGTGCTCGGTGAACTCGACGCGCTGGTCGGCCTGGACAGCGTG includes the following:
- a CDS encoding TerD family protein encodes the protein MGADMAMPKGSNAPVPTTVLRVEIGWRSGPGVPDADASALLLTGGRVRSDGDFVFYNQPLHSSGAVRHEGKREAGGRVTDSLLVDLARVEGSVERVVLAASADGGTFGQVPGLYIEVRDLARDEVVARFDSPGATDETAFLLGEFYRRQGAWKFRAVGQGYSTGLEGLATDFGITVDEPQRPAPLAAEPVRLGKVTLTKTAPTVSLAKQGGSSGALRVNLNWQTRKHFSARPGARHPDLDLDLCALYELADGRKGVVQALGDAFGSLHRPPYIHLDGDDRTGAATSGENLTVNLDHTQDFRRILVFVTLYEGAHSFAGLNATVALQPQHGAPIDFSLDECTVPSTVCALALLTNTGGDLVVRREARYLVPDRRVSPQRTVDRAYGWGMNWTPGRK
- a CDS encoding DUF6643 family protein, with protein sequence MTSPRSTYGGGYYSASFPDTPIYDSLVAERGTPQIAPIRVPAAYDMPPAPPVSNLPALPSALPALPAGPSHQAAPAPAYGYPQQQPAPMQQAPTAYIPQQATAPRGYPGQQAQQPQYPQRPMAPGTGYEAMRPAAPRPAPTPYQDPYNNQQQQYRGY
- a CDS encoding MOSC domain-containing protein — protein: MGNAELSSIHLHPVKAFRGCSPRTAAVEPWGLAGDRRWALIDNGGKVVTQREQPRLALSAAEPVPGGGIRLSAPGREALTVPVPGPSGTVPVNLFGTKVEAVLAGEAAHAWCGDYLGAEVRLVHLDDPATRRPLDPEYARPGETVNLADAFPLLLTTLSSLDALNALIAGGDHACEGPLPMNRFRPNAVVAGTEAWAEDGWSRIAIGEVEFRVAKSCGRCLVTTTDQESAERGREPLLTLARHRRIDRGLMFGRYLVPRSAGTIRVGDPVRILA
- a CDS encoding right-handed parallel beta-helix repeat-containing protein translates to MAQGTVQVTHTGTSRWRRRTGEYASLAAALEVAADGDVLTIAPGTYRENLVVQRAVTLRGPEGSPGSVRIAPADGVPLTVRASAVVQDLHIEGQDSAAPALLVEEGTPELLDVRIVSRSAAGIEVRGGARPTVRRCTVDNPAGNGIAVVDGGGGVFEECEVLAAGQSGVAVRDGARPRLERCRVHHASGPGLMVTGENSALEAVGCEIYEVRGSGIQVTAHGTAHLTDCEVHRTSADGVTLDTDAVLTLADCRIHDIPENAVDLRSRSVLTLTRTTVRQFGRNGLSVWDPGTRVDANQCEIFDSTGDYPAVWVSDGATAVLDSCRVHDVPDALFVLDRGSRADVVDSDLSQVRNTAVSVSDGATAQLDDCRIREAATGAWFRDHGSGGTLNNCTLDGTQTGVIVTKGADPTIERCTVESPSEAGFYVSAGGRGSFQDCRVTGSGGYGFHVIDGCRTTLRKCRTERCARGGYEFADGGPESGSATGPVVEECTSDESGGVRAAASRETAVQQPATASMGLLGSIPGQRSTEQEPLVAPAEPEKPARTSQDVLGELDALVGLDSVKREVRALTDMIEVGRRRQKAGLKAASVKRHLVFTGSPGTGKTTVARLYGEILASLGVLERGHLVEVSRVDLVGEHIGSTAIRTQEAFERARGGVLFIDEAYALSPEDAGRDFGKEAIDTLVKLMEDHRDAVVVIVAGYTAEMERFLSVNPGVASRFSRTITFSDYDPEELLRIVGQQADEHEYRLAPGASEALLKYFTVLPKGPAFGNGRTARQTFEAMVERHASRVAHLDDPSTDDLTLLFPEDLPELP